The DNA window CGCGATGCTGGAGCGGATGAAAATCCAAAGCTCCTTCGTCGATGGCCTGCGTGTGACCGATGCCGCGACGGTCGAGATCGTCGAGATGGTACTCTCGGGCACGATCAACAAGCAAATCGTCACCGCCATTAACCAGGCAGGCGGCACGGCAATTGGTATTTCCGGCAAGGATGGCGGCCTGCTGCAGGCGCGTCAGCTGCGCCGCACCAAGCGCGACCCGGATTCCAACATCGAGCGCGTGCTCGACCTTGGCTTCGTCGGCGAGCCCACCAAAGTGAACCCGGATGTCATCAACCACATCACCGCCTCGGGGATGATTCCGGTCATCGCGCCCATCGGCATGGGCCCGAATGGCGAGACCTATAATATCAATGCGGATACGGCTGCGGGCGCTATTGCCGCGGCGCTCAAGGCCCATAAGCTGATGATGCTGACCGATGTGGCCGGCATCCTCACCAAGGCGAAGGAGCTCATCAGCTCCATCGACGCGCTCGAGATCGACGCGCTGCTGGCGGATGGCACCATCACCGGCGGCATGATTCCCAAGGTCGAAACCTGCGTCAACGCCCTGCGCGCCGGCGTCACCGCCGCCCACATCCTCGATGGCCGCATTCCGCATGTGTTGTTGATTGAAGTGTTCACCGCCGGTGGCGCAAGCACCATGATCCGCGCTTAGTTTAGGCCCGCTTTTCCGTTTTATCTCCGCATGTCACCCCGGCTTTATGCCGGGGTCC is part of the Pseudomonadota bacterium genome and encodes:
- the argB gene encoding acetylglutamate kinase, translating into MEIKSLKTKELLLRTAKTVSEALPYIQRFAGHTFVIKYGGHAMGDERTAETFARDIVMLKTIGINPVVVHGGGPQIGAMLERMKIQSSFVDGLRVTDAATVEIVEMVLSGTINKQIVTAINQAGGTAIGISGKDGGLLQARQLRRTKRDPDSNIERVLDLGFVGEPTKVNPDVINHITASGMIPVIAPIGMGPNGETYNINADTAAGAIAAALKAHKLMMLTDVAGILTKAKELISSIDALEIDALLADGTITGGMIPKVETCVNALRAGVTAAHILDGRIPHVLLIEVFTAGGASTMIRA